Below is a genomic region from Candidatus Binatia bacterium.
GCATGCGCACCAAAGAGATCGCCGAACTCCGCGGCATATCTCCGGCGACCGTGAACCGTCAGCGCGAGAGCATTCGACGCAAACTGGGACTTGCCGGTAAGCGTGCCAACCTCACCAGTTTCGTGCGCCGGTTCCAGAGTTCGGGACCGCCCCGCTCGCAATCCGAGTAAGCCGTCCGGCGGCGGCTCAGCGCACCTCCTGCATGGCGGTCAGCAGTTGCTCCGCGCCGACGTAGCCGACCATTCTCCGCACCTCGGTGCCGGAGCCGTCGAACAGAATGATGGTCGGGACGCCCTGTACGCCGTACCGCTGGACGAGTTCCAGCACCGGCGGCGTCTCGACCGTGATGTCCGCCTTCAGCATGGCGAAGCGCTCCGCCTCGGCCCGCACCGCCCCGTCGCGGTAAGTCGTGCGCTCCATTTCGTGGCACGGGATGCACCACTCGGCCACGAAATCGACGAGCACCGGCCGTCCGGCCGCCCGTGCGGCATCGATTGCCGGCGACGCCAGGGCCTCCCAGCGGATCGCGCTCCGCGCTTCGTACGGACTTGCCACCCACAGCGCCATCGCGACGGCCGCCAACCCGATCGAGCGGCGCACTAGCCGAAACGATTCCAATTGCCGTCCCGCTCGATCGACGAAGCCCAGGTACACGCCCGCCGCCGCCACCACCGCCGGCAGTAGCAGCCCCCGCCACTCCTCCGGCAGCAACGGCGCGACAAACTGCGCCGCGAATCCGAGCAGTACGAAACCGAGGACGTGCTCCACCCACACCAGCCACTCGCCCGACCGCGGCAGCCGCTTGATCCGGCCAGCCGCTACCGCCAGCGCCACATAAGGCAATCCCATCCCGAGACCGAGGGCGAAGAACAGTTGCAGGCCCAGTCGTACGTCCTGCGCGCTGCCCACGAACACCAGCAACCCGGCCACCACCGGCCCGACACAGGGAGCCGCCACCACGCCCATCGTCAGACCCATCACCCCGGCCCCGACGACCCCCGGCACCGCGCTGCTCGCCCGCTGCAGCAGCCAGGCCGGGGGCTGAAGGTGGTACACCCCGAAGTTGCTCAGGGCCAGCACGACGAAGAGGCCGGCAATCGCCACGAGCACGGCCGGTTGCTGCAATGCCGCACCGAACAGCCCTCCTGATAGGGCGGCCGCAACACCGAGAACCGAGAACGTCACGGTAATGCCCAACACGTAAACGCCGGCAAGGAGGAGCACGCGCCCCGTACGATGATGAGCCTGGGACCCAAAATAGGCCACCGTGACCGAAATCAGCGGGTACACGCACGGCGTGAGGTTAAGACCCAATCCGAGCGCCAACACCAACAGCAGTGTCAGCCCAACCCCGTGCCGGTCGATCCACTGACCGAAGTCCGGACCCGCCGCACGGGCGCCCGTACCGCGGTTGCCGCCGGCGGACTCTGCCGCGACCACGGGCAAGGCCGCTTCGGTTTGCGCGGTCGCCGGCGGCGTACAGGTCGTGTCGCTGCATGCCTGATAACGCAGGGCGGCGACGACCCGTACGCTCTTGGCGGCGAAATCGGCGGGAACCGTGACCGCCGTGGCGATCCCGAAGCTATCGTCGTAGACCAGCAGCTCTCTGCCCGGGGCGAAGGCAAACGTTCGTTTCACGCCTGCCGGATAGACCGGGGGCGCGACCGCTACGTCCGGCGGTAGCGTCAGTGCGAGAACCGTCGGTACGAGAAAGGTGTCGGTCGGCCGGTGTGAGTTGATGTGCCAGCCCGGCTCGACATCTACCATCGCCTCGATCGACGTTGTCCCCCCGCGCGCCAGCCCGCCGCTGTCCGTTTGCAGCCGCAGACGCACGCGTTCCGCCGTCGTCCCGTAGGCGGCCGCGGCCGCAAGGCTGACCGCCAGCAGCGCACCGATTCGCAGCAGCCGCACGGCCGAAAACGCAAGCACAGGCGACGTCACCTTGCAAACCGCCTGCCGCGCAGGATACGCGGTAACTGCCAGGGAGAGCGAATGCGGCGGGCGGTGGCGGCGTATCCGACGGTGGCGGTGTGGGCGGTGTGGATCGCGACGTCGCTGCTCGGCCATAGCGCCCGCGGCGAGGTTCTGTTCCCGCTCACCACCGAGGATGCGCGGCCGTTGCCCAGCGGTATCGGCGCGGCAACGATCGGCGCGGCGTACTACCACAACCTCCTCTTCCCGTATTTCACGCCGCCCGGGCTCATCGAGCGACAGGATCTCGTTGCCATTCCCGATTTGAGTTTTCGCATCGGGGCCGGCGACTGGGTCGAACTCCAGGCCGGTTTTCCGCTGCTCTACCTCGACGAGCGCGGCGTCAGCGGGCAAACCAACCGGCAATACGGTCCCGGCGATGCCAGCCTCTTCACCAAAGTCCGTATCCTGAAAGCGGCGCCGCACCGGCCGGCGCTGGCGGTTCGCTTCGGCGCCCAGCTTCCCAACGGCATTCGCGCCGACCGCCTCGGCACCGACGAGATGAACTTCATCGGCGACCTGCTTGCCAGTTACGCGATCGGCCCGGTGTGGACCCACGTTAACCTCGGTATGGCGCTGGTCACGATTCCGGAACCGGAGCCGTACGACACCTTCACCTCCGAGGGGCAGGACGACCTGTTCGTCTACCGCGTGGCCGCCGTGTCGCCGTGGTGGGGCAAGGTGGAAGCGGAAGCCACTCGGGTGCGCTTGCTCGGAGAGGTCGCCGGCTCGGCCGGCTCGCGTTTCGACAACGATCGGGCCGACGTGCGCGCCGGTCTCCAGATCCAATGGTCGCAGGCCATGCTCTTCGCGGGCCTCAGCACCGGCATCGTCGAAGAAAGCGAGACGATCGGCGCCTTCGCCGGGTTCACGTACTTCATCGACTTCAAGGCGCTCTGGCATGAAGACTGAACCCGCGCCGGTGGCGGTCAGGCTTCGCGGATTCGACGGGTCGGACGGCCGGAAGTGCGGCGGGGAGGACGGGAGGCCCTTGACGGTACTCCGGCCGGGAGGTCCAGCGGCACGCAATCGAGTATTTCGAGACCGTATCCGGGGAGGCTGACGAGGTTCTGTGGGAAGTTGCTCAGCAGCCGGATCTTGCGCACGCCGAGGTCGCGCAGGATTTGCGCGCCGATGCCGTACTCGCGGAAGTCGCGCTCGCGGTTGGAGGCTCCCGTGCTGGGGCCGCGCCGTCGTGGCGGCCGTACGGCGGCGGCGCGGCGGCTGCCGACGCCGGCAATCTCCTTGCCGCGGCCGTCGCGGCGCAGATACAGCACCACGCCGGCGCCGGCGCGGGCGATGACCTCCATCGACTGGTGCAACAGCGCGGCGGTGTTGCGCTCGGCCATACGGAAAACGTCACCCGGGACGAATTCCGCGTGCGCCCGCACGAGGATCGGCTCCTCGGGAACGATCTCGCCCTTGACCAGGGCCACATGCTCGCCGTCGTCGACTTCGCTGTGGTAGACGTAAAGGGTGAAATCGCCGCCGTAGCGGCTGCGCAGCCGCGAGGTGGCAACCCGGCGTACGAGCGAGTCGCAGCGCAGTCGGTACTGGATCAAATCGGCAACGGTACAGATCCTGATCTTGTGGGTGGCGGCGAAGCGTTCGAGATCCGGCAGGCGCGCCATGGTGCCGTCGTCCTTCATGATCTCGCAAATGACGCCGGCCGGCCGCAGACCGGCAAGCCGGGCCAGATCGACTGAGCCCTCGGTCTGGCCGGTGCGCA
It encodes:
- a CDS encoding thioredoxin fold domain-containing protein, which encodes MLAFSAVRLLRIGALLAVSLAAAAAYGTTAERVRLRLQTDSGGLARGGTTSIEAMVDVEPGWHINSHRPTDTFLVPTVLALTLPPDVAVAPPVYPAGVKRTFAFAPGRELLVYDDSFGIATAVTVPADFAAKSVRVVAALRYQACSDTTCTPPATAQTEAALPVVAAESAGGNRGTGARAAGPDFGQWIDRHGVGLTLLLVLALGLGLNLTPCVYPLISVTVAYFGSQAHHRTGRVLLLAGVYVLGITVTFSVLGVAAALSGGLFGAALQQPAVLVAIAGLFVVLALSNFGVYHLQPPAWLLQRASSAVPGVVGAGVMGLTMGVVAAPCVGPVVAGLLVFVGSAQDVRLGLQLFFALGLGMGLPYVALAVAAGRIKRLPRSGEWLVWVEHVLGFVLLGFAAQFVAPLLPEEWRGLLLPAVVAAAGVYLGFVDRAGRQLESFRLVRRSIGLAAVAMALWVASPYEARSAIRWEALASPAIDAARAAGRPVLVDFVAEWCIPCHEMERTTYRDGAVRAEAERFAMLKADITVETPPVLELVQRYGVQGVPTIILFDGSGTEVRRMVGYVGAEQLLTAMQEVR
- the ribB gene encoding 3,4-dihydroxy-2-butanone-4-phosphate synthase, which codes for MFTTFRVPPKRPSPVSPIEEAVADIRAGKMVILMDDENRENEGDLCLAAEKASPEAINFMAKYGRGLICLALTEERIRELGLSMMVAENRSPLGTAFTVSIDARRGIGKGISAADRATTILTAIREGARPDDLVVPGHVFPLRARRGGVLVRTGQTEGSVDLARLAGLRPAGVICEIMKDDGTMARLPDLERFAATHKIRICTVADLIQYRLRCDSLVRRVATSRLRSRYGGDFTLYVYHSEVDDGEHVALVKGEIVPEEPILVRAHAEFVPGDVFRMAERNTAALLHQSMEVIARAGAGVVLYLRRDGRGKEIAGVGSRRAAAVRPPRRRGPSTGASNRERDFREYGIGAQILRDLGVRKIRLLSNFPQNLVSLPGYGLEILDCVPLDLPAGVPSRASRPPRRTSGRPTRRIREA